One genomic window of Psychrobacillus sp. INOP01 includes the following:
- a CDS encoding cupin domain-containing protein has protein sequence MMRDASYYIKNLGLEPHPEGGYFQSSYSSENPNGNRKLYTSIYFLLGAGDVSHFHRLKSDELWYFHDGSSLLVHVIDEEGNYVAHKLGLDIENGEVPQVLVPKNTIFGSSVMEGGTFSIVGCMVAPGFEYEDFELFTQKELLHDYPQHKEVIYKMAYETLPESE, from the coding sequence ATGATGAGAGATGCTTCCTACTATATAAAGAATTTAGGGTTAGAGCCACATCCAGAAGGAGGGTATTTTCAAAGTAGTTATTCTTCCGAGAACCCTAACGGTAATCGGAAATTGTATACAAGTATCTATTTTCTATTAGGTGCTGGGGATGTGTCCCATTTTCATCGATTAAAGTCGGATGAGTTATGGTACTTCCATGATGGTAGCTCACTTTTGGTACATGTAATTGATGAGGAAGGTAACTATGTGGCACATAAGCTTGGCTTAGATATAGAAAATGGGGAGGTTCCTCAGGTGTTGGTGCCCAAAAATACTATTTTTGGATCATCCGTTATGGAGGGTGGTACATTTTCAATCGTCGGATGCATGGTAGCACCGGGATTTGAATACGAGGATTTTGAACTTTTTACGCAAAAGGAACTGTTGCATGACTATCCTCAACATAAAGAAGTTATTTATAAAATGGCTTATGAAACATTGCCAGAGTCTGAATAA
- a CDS encoding histidine phosphatase family protein has product MTTIGFVRHGVTAWNKEGRAQGKTDVPLDEEGIQMAEQAAQRVQFEEWDVIYTSPLIRAKKTAEIIAKKLPGIDFIQDERLGEIGGGIIEGSTEAERIAKWGLDWRNQDIGFEPEDVIISRGMSFVEEIKQNYPGKRVLVVSHGGFISRLLYALVPDGEFSRDIGNTSVTIVELKNHENVCHLYNCMKHLEVKEVQ; this is encoded by the coding sequence ATGACAACGATAGGATTTGTAAGACATGGTGTCACTGCTTGGAATAAAGAAGGTAGAGCACAGGGCAAAACAGATGTGCCTTTAGATGAAGAAGGAATTCAAATGGCAGAGCAAGCAGCACAAAGAGTGCAGTTTGAGGAATGGGACGTTATTTATACAAGTCCACTCATCCGTGCAAAGAAAACAGCTGAAATAATTGCAAAGAAACTTCCGGGTATCGACTTTATTCAAGATGAACGTCTAGGAGAAATTGGTGGGGGCATAATTGAAGGATCGACTGAAGCCGAACGGATTGCTAAATGGGGACTGGATTGGAGAAATCAGGATATTGGCTTTGAGCCGGAAGATGTTATTATTTCTCGTGGAATGTCCTTTGTAGAAGAAATAAAACAAAATTATCCGGGTAAACGAGTACTCGTAGTTAGTCATGGTGGCTTCATAAGTAGATTATTATATGCACTTGTTCCAGACGGTGAATTTTCTCGTGATATCGGCAACACTTCTGTTACAATTGTGGAACTCAAGAATCATGAAAACGTTTGTCATTTATATAACTGTATGAAACATTTAGAAGTGAAAGAGGTGCAATGA
- a CDS encoding MerR family transcriptional regulator has product MEYTVQKLGLLAGISTRTLRYYDEIGLLKPARINSSGYRIYGATEVNRLQQILFYRELGVNLDSIKEIMTSPTFDGTTALKEHREKLLEKRAQLDALINNVDKSIQQTERKISMTDKEKFEGFKQKLVDDNEKKYGKEIREKYGEDAINKSNAKVKGMTNEQYEEIQKLEEQLFNNLKSAMDTGDPAGELAQKAADLHKQWLCFYWDQYSKEAHVGLAEMYVADERFTAYYDKVQTGATIFLRDAIVIYTK; this is encoded by the coding sequence GTGGAATACACCGTACAAAAGCTTGGGTTACTTGCAGGTATCAGTACAAGGACTCTACGATATTACGATGAGATTGGGTTACTTAAACCTGCACGTATCAATTCATCTGGATATCGTATTTACGGTGCTACTGAAGTAAATCGGCTGCAGCAAATACTGTTTTACCGCGAACTTGGGGTAAATTTAGATAGTATTAAAGAAATCATGACTTCCCCTACATTCGATGGAACAACCGCACTTAAAGAACATCGTGAAAAACTGCTTGAAAAAAGGGCGCAACTAGATGCACTTATTAACAATGTGGATAAATCAATTCAACAAACAGAAAGGAAGATAAGCATGACGGATAAAGAAAAATTTGAAGGCTTCAAACAAAAACTTGTCGATGACAATGAGAAGAAATACGGAAAAGAAATTCGAGAAAAATACGGGGAAGACGCTATAAATAAGTCCAATGCAAAAGTAAAGGGTATGACAAACGAGCAATATGAGGAAATACAAAAATTAGAAGAGCAACTATTTAACAATTTAAAATCTGCTATGGATACTGGAGATCCTGCCGGTGAACTGGCTCAAAAAGCAGCAGACTTGCATAAACAATGGCTTTGCTTTTACTGGGATCAATACTCTAAAGAGGCTCATGTTGGTCTTGCAGAAATGTACGTGGCTGACGAACGCTTTACCGCTTATTACGATAAAGTCCAAACAGGTGCAACTATATTTTTACGGGATGCGATTGTTATTTACACAAAGTGA
- a CDS encoding NUDIX hydrolase produces MFSWKGAAGICVNGQKDVLMVLQAAPGEDKKWTVPSGTLEEDETLEECCIREFSEETGFIVKTLDKVHNKSGIISEHGISYYVDYFLVEIISGEITLQDPDEFIYEIAWKSFEEIQVLDLAYPEDIHIIEKVLKN; encoded by the coding sequence ATGTTTAGCTGGAAAGGTGCAGCAGGTATTTGTGTAAATGGCCAGAAGGACGTGTTAATGGTACTTCAAGCAGCTCCAGGAGAAGATAAGAAATGGACAGTTCCATCTGGTACGCTTGAAGAAGACGAAACATTAGAGGAATGCTGTATAAGAGAATTCAGCGAGGAAACTGGATTCATAGTGAAAACGTTGGACAAGGTACATAATAAAAGTGGAATTATTAGTGAACATGGCATCTCTTACTATGTAGACTACTTTTTAGTAGAAATAATAAGTGGAGAAATTACGCTTCAGGACCCAGATGAATTTATATATGAAATTGCTTGGAAGTCATTCGAGGAAATCCAGGTCTTGGATTTAGCTTATCCAGAGGATATCCACATAATCGAGAAAGTATTAAAAAACTAG
- a CDS encoding MGMT family protein, whose protein sequence is MNPFTEKVIHIIKSIPPGKVMTYGQIAKVAGSPRGARQVVRVLHTMSSKYNLPWHRVINVKGEIVIADEESAYSQKAMLEAEGVSFFADGRVDLKKSRYDYKVVEEDWV, encoded by the coding sequence ATGAACCCTTTTACTGAAAAAGTAATTCATATTATAAAATCTATTCCACCAGGAAAAGTGATGACGTATGGACAAATTGCAAAAGTTGCAGGAAGCCCTAGAGGAGCAAGACAAGTTGTTCGAGTTTTACATACCATGAGTTCAAAATATAATCTTCCTTGGCATCGTGTGATTAATGTGAAGGGAGAAATTGTTATAGCAGATGAAGAATCGGCGTACTCACAAAAAGCAATGCTAGAAGCGGAAGGGGTCTCCTTTTTTGCAGATGGACGTGTAGATTTGAAAAAATCACGTTATGATTATAAAGTTGTGGAGGAAGATTGGGTATAA
- a CDS encoding PadR family transcriptional regulator: MNIQFKKGVLNLCVLVLLDKQDRYGYELVQKISDQISISEGSVYPLLRRLTKEGYFTTYLQESTEGPPRKYYKLTDLGRSYLHEQLKEWESFTTGVNNLIEEGVKND, translated from the coding sequence ATGAATATTCAATTTAAAAAAGGAGTTTTAAATTTATGCGTGCTTGTTTTATTGGATAAGCAGGATCGATACGGGTATGAGCTAGTCCAAAAAATATCCGATCAAATCTCGATTTCGGAAGGATCCGTATACCCATTATTAAGGCGGTTGACGAAGGAAGGCTATTTTACTACCTATTTACAGGAGTCCACAGAAGGACCTCCTCGTAAATACTACAAGCTAACTGATTTAGGCCGCTCCTACTTACATGAACAACTAAAAGAATGGGAAAGCTTTACAACTGGCGTAAATAATCTAATCGAAGAGGGTGTAAAAAATGACTGA
- a CDS encoding DUF4097 family beta strand repeat-containing protein, which translates to MTEQQFLNELELALSRLPVEERNDILSDIKEYFSNGREDGKSDSEIAASLGSPKEIAEELSENQAQIPEKITSSNQIINVPHANFSNVRMDIDFGSLYVVPSETDETIIELIGEHDKLELTADVVNDTLSIRLKTKKFKLFSFLFLIKEIRVNIALPKKLYTTIIMKTQNGRIRAEKILGKNIKATSDNGSIGLKEFAATILEVKTDNGRIEIEKIQADKLTAETDNGRIELRNIDAEQVHTETDNGRIIMQHVNGKIVGKTDNGRIELLTASLDRMIELETDNGSILVETENAPTDVSIHTKVDFGKISVFGEKNSRTVFGNGTNKVILSSDNGKITVENKSKTPAF; encoded by the coding sequence ATGACTGAACAACAATTTTTAAATGAATTAGAACTTGCTTTAAGTAGGCTTCCAGTTGAAGAGAGAAATGATATTCTTTCTGACATTAAAGAGTATTTCTCAAATGGGCGAGAAGATGGAAAATCAGATAGTGAAATTGCAGCCTCCTTAGGATCACCTAAAGAAATTGCAGAGGAGCTTTCCGAAAACCAAGCCCAAATTCCAGAAAAAATTACCTCGAGCAATCAAATCATTAATGTTCCTCATGCGAATTTTTCAAATGTAAGGATGGATATCGACTTCGGCTCTTTATACGTAGTTCCTTCTGAAACAGACGAAACCATTATTGAGTTAATTGGAGAGCACGATAAATTAGAATTGACAGCAGATGTAGTAAACGACACATTATCCATAAGATTAAAAACCAAAAAGTTTAAACTTTTTAGCTTCCTATTTCTAATAAAAGAGATTCGAGTAAACATTGCCCTGCCTAAAAAGCTATATACAACCATCATTATGAAAACTCAAAATGGAAGAATTCGAGCTGAAAAAATACTCGGAAAGAATATTAAAGCAACATCAGATAACGGGAGTATTGGGTTAAAAGAATTTGCTGCAACCATTCTAGAAGTAAAAACAGATAATGGACGTATCGAAATAGAGAAAATTCAAGCAGATAAGCTTACCGCTGAAACCGATAACGGCAGAATTGAACTTCGAAATATTGATGCTGAGCAAGTTCACACGGAGACCGATAACGGGAGAATTATTATGCAGCACGTAAACGGGAAAATTGTTGGAAAAACAGATAACGGCAGAATCGAACTGCTAACTGCCAGTTTGGATCGAATGATTGAATTAGAGACAGACAACGGGAGCATATTGGTAGAAACTGAAAATGCCCCAACGGACGTTTCAATTCATACAAAAGTAGATTTCGGAAAAATAAGTGTGTTCGGCGAAAAAAATTCTCGTACTGTATTTGGAAATGGAACGAACAAAGTTATCCTTTCCTCAGATAATGGAAAAATAACTGTAGAAAATAAAAGCAAAACTCCTGCTTTTTAA
- a CDS encoding efflux RND transporter permease subunit, with protein sequence MKGLVNFVLHNKLAVWLLTIIITVSGIYSGTRMNMETIPDISIPYLMVMDVYPGATPEQVMEEVSMPLEKVVENLEGVKSVYSNSNSNMASIQVEYEYGEDMAEANRALKSALESVKLPEGAQEPIVTAISMNMMPVVALSVSSTTEDIVELTSTVSDILVPKIEKIDGVASATIAGQHIEEVNLTYNEEKMTELGLTEDDVKQMIQASDLAVSLGLYEFEEGEEAVSVDGKFMTSDELKEMLIPVTPSATNPSPFVKLSDIASIEEVGRVQSVSRTNGEDAISIQIVKGQQANTVDVVNSVKELIEEEQKNIDGLVIDVSLDQGEPIEESVNTMIEKALFGGLIAVLIILLFLRDFKSTVISIVSIPVSIFMALLLLNWMDITLNIMTLGAITVAIGRVIDDSIVVVENIYRRIHLKDEKLSGRALVREATIEMFKPILSSTLVTVAVFAPLLFVGGMVGELFMPFALTMTFALGASLIVAVTIVPALSHYLFKKKLYGEKKESNHKEVGKLANGYKRILEWTLNHKVITSIVSIVLLVGSLALTPLIGFSFLGSEEEKVMYLTYTPEAGELTEDTLANVAVVEEELLKRDDIDILQLSVTDSDSADPTAAMMGGGAGGALMYLIFDPEMENFPEVREEIEEYAFNIGQTGEWKSQNFSAMSMSSNEVSYTFYSEDLNKLNEAVKMVEDVMNENDGLEDISSSTEDAYVEYTFKVEQDELLQYGLTTGQIVMMLSPTATQDVLTTVEKDGNSLDVIVQQEKAEQPKSVDDILATEVPTALGTTMPLSELVTVEEGTTLNTLARSKGEYYATVSGTILGDDISVATSEVDEAIDKLDLPKGVTVGVAGVAADMTETFTQLGLAMLAAIAIVYFILVVTFREGVAPFAILFSLPFAVIGSFVGLLIAGETISVSVMMGMLMLIGIVVTNAIVLVDRIIHMERDGMSMREAILEAGATRLRPILMTAIATIGALIPLAVGSGGGGLISKGLGITVIGGLTSSTLLTLIAVPIVYEILSKLFKKNRKEVEEN encoded by the coding sequence GTGAAGGGTTTAGTCAATTTTGTTCTTCATAATAAATTAGCGGTATGGTTGCTTACAATTATTATTACTGTGTCCGGTATTTATTCGGGAACACGTATGAACATGGAAACAATTCCGGATATTTCAATCCCGTATTTAATGGTAATGGATGTCTATCCGGGTGCAACACCTGAGCAAGTTATGGAAGAAGTATCCATGCCTTTAGAGAAAGTGGTAGAAAATCTTGAAGGTGTGAAATCCGTTTATTCTAATTCCAATTCGAATATGGCAAGTATTCAAGTGGAATATGAATATGGTGAAGATATGGCAGAGGCAAATCGTGCATTAAAATCTGCATTAGAGAGTGTTAAATTACCAGAGGGAGCACAGGAACCAATTGTCACTGCTATTAGCATGAACATGATGCCTGTTGTGGCATTAAGTGTTAGTAGTACGACAGAAGACATTGTAGAGTTAACATCTACAGTTTCAGATATATTAGTTCCTAAAATTGAGAAAATAGATGGCGTAGCTTCTGCAACTATTGCAGGACAGCACATTGAAGAAGTTAACCTTACGTATAACGAAGAAAAAATGACCGAGCTTGGATTAACAGAAGATGATGTAAAACAAATGATTCAAGCAAGTGACTTAGCAGTTTCATTAGGTCTTTACGAATTTGAAGAAGGCGAAGAGGCAGTTTCAGTAGATGGCAAGTTCATGACTTCAGATGAATTAAAGGAAATGCTTATTCCGGTAACACCATCTGCAACAAATCCGTCCCCGTTTGTGAAACTTAGCGATATTGCTTCTATTGAAGAAGTAGGTAGAGTACAATCTGTTTCACGTACAAATGGTGAGGACGCAATTTCTATTCAAATTGTTAAAGGACAGCAAGCAAATACTGTTGATGTTGTTAATAGTGTGAAAGAATTGATCGAAGAAGAACAGAAAAATATTGATGGTCTTGTTATTGATGTATCTCTTGACCAAGGTGAACCAATTGAAGAGTCAGTTAATACGATGATTGAAAAAGCCTTATTCGGTGGTTTAATTGCCGTTTTAATCATATTACTTTTCCTACGTGATTTTAAATCAACGGTAATTTCAATAGTATCTATTCCAGTGTCCATTTTTATGGCGTTACTATTATTGAACTGGATGGATATCACGTTGAATATTATGACCCTCGGAGCTATTACAGTAGCCATAGGAAGGGTAATAGATGACTCCATTGTAGTAGTGGAAAATATTTATCGTCGTATTCATTTAAAAGATGAAAAATTATCAGGACGTGCGCTTGTTCGTGAAGCAACTATTGAAATGTTCAAACCTATTCTGTCATCTACACTAGTTACGGTTGCAGTATTTGCACCATTATTATTTGTAGGTGGTATGGTCGGAGAATTGTTTATGCCATTTGCATTAACAATGACATTTGCACTTGGTGCATCATTGATCGTGGCTGTTACAATTGTTCCAGCATTGTCCCACTACTTATTTAAGAAGAAATTATATGGAGAAAAGAAAGAAAGTAATCATAAAGAAGTTGGTAAGCTAGCTAATGGCTATAAGCGAATATTGGAATGGACGCTTAATCACAAAGTCATTACTTCTATCGTTTCTATTGTTTTATTAGTTGGTAGTTTAGCTTTAACTCCATTAATAGGCTTCAGCTTCTTAGGAAGTGAAGAAGAAAAAGTTATGTATTTAACGTATACGCCAGAAGCTGGTGAGTTAACGGAGGATACGTTAGCTAACGTTGCAGTAGTAGAAGAAGAGTTACTAAAAAGAGACGATATTGATATTCTTCAATTGTCAGTAACGGACAGCGATAGTGCCGATCCAACAGCTGCGATGATGGGTGGTGGAGCAGGCGGTGCATTAATGTACCTTATCTTCGATCCAGAAATGGAAAACTTCCCAGAAGTACGTGAAGAAATTGAAGAGTATGCATTTAATATTGGGCAAACAGGCGAGTGGAAGAGCCAAAACTTCTCCGCTATGTCGATGTCTTCAAACGAAGTTAGCTACACATTCTACAGTGAAGATTTAAATAAATTAAATGAAGCTGTAAAAATGGTAGAAGATGTAATGAATGAAAATGACGGCCTAGAAGATATTTCTTCAAGTACAGAAGATGCTTATGTAGAATATACATTCAAAGTAGAACAAGATGAATTACTTCAGTATGGTCTAACAACTGGTCAGATTGTTATGATGTTAAGTCCTACAGCTACACAGGATGTATTGACTACTGTTGAAAAAGATGGCAATTCACTAGATGTGATTGTTCAGCAAGAAAAAGCAGAACAACCGAAATCTGTAGATGATATTTTAGCTACAGAAGTACCTACAGCACTGGGTACGACAATGCCTCTTTCTGAGCTGGTAACAGTAGAAGAAGGAACAACACTTAATACTCTTGCACGTAGTAAAGGGGAGTATTATGCAACTGTTTCTGGAACAATCCTTGGAGATGATATTTCAGTCGCAACATCTGAGGTAGATGAAGCAATTGATAAATTAGACTTACCTAAAGGAGTGACTGTTGGTGTAGCCGGTGTAGCTGCTGATATGACAGAAACATTTACGCAGCTTGGTTTAGCAATGCTTGCAGCTATAGCAATCGTGTACTTTATCTTAGTTGTAACATTCCGTGAGGGTGTAGCACCATTTGCTATACTGTTCTCTTTACCATTTGCAGTAATAGGTTCATTCGTTGGTTTATTGATCGCAGGAGAAACTATTTCTGTATCGGTTATGATGGGTATGCTCATGTTAATCGGTATCGTAGTCACAAATGCAATTGTACTTGTGGATCGAATTATTCATATGGAACGTGATGGTATGAGTATGCGTGAAGCAATTCTAGAAGCTGGGGCAACTCGTCTCCGTCCAATTTTAATGACAGCAATCGCAACGATTGGTGCATTAATACCGTTAGCTGTTGGATCAGGTGGCGGTGGTTTAATCTCGAAAGGTCTTGGTATTACTGTAATCGGTGGTTTAACAAGTTCAACGTTATTAACGTTAATTGCTGTGCCAATCGTTTATGAAATCCTATCAAAATTATTCAAGAAAAACCGTAAAGAAGTAGAAGAGAACTAA
- a CDS encoding TetR/AcrR family transcriptional regulator: MGKKQLIMEKALELFAQQGFELTSVQQITEHCGISKGAFYLSFKSKDELILALIDQFMTQMISDTDYQVTNTQNDEKTLYEFYFTMFQSSQKHSNFAKILMKEQSQSFNKELVIKFHYYDRLLEKTILSMMERIFGEKIENTKHDLVYCIKGFISIYSELILFNNVPVNLDQLAQSLVEKTNLLATHATIPFITEEIFQLKRLTHTEVTSDQLLEILEQSLKEAEEPLEQESLTLLKKHLLDPSLSPALVEGLLKNIQSYPNCKWVAFLLRNYLELSSVKENG, from the coding sequence ATGGGTAAAAAACAATTAATAATGGAAAAAGCATTAGAGCTTTTTGCACAACAAGGATTTGAACTAACTTCTGTTCAACAGATCACCGAACACTGCGGAATTTCTAAAGGTGCTTTCTATTTGTCTTTCAAATCTAAAGATGAATTGATATTAGCATTAATCGACCAATTTATGACTCAAATGATTTCAGATACTGACTATCAGGTCACAAACACACAAAATGATGAGAAAACATTATATGAATTTTACTTTACCATGTTCCAATCCTCTCAAAAGCATTCTAATTTTGCTAAGATTTTGATGAAAGAACAGTCCCAATCATTTAATAAGGAGCTTGTTATTAAATTTCATTATTACGATCGATTACTAGAGAAAACTATCCTTTCTATGATGGAAAGGATATTTGGGGAAAAGATCGAAAATACGAAACATGATTTAGTCTACTGTATTAAAGGTTTCATAAGTATTTATTCGGAATTAATTTTATTCAATAATGTCCCGGTAAATTTGGATCAGCTGGCACAATCATTAGTAGAAAAAACAAACCTGCTCGCAACACATGCTACAATTCCGTTTATCACCGAAGAAATTTTCCAGCTTAAACGGTTGACTCATACGGAAGTAACGAGCGATCAACTGCTTGAAATTTTAGAACAGAGTTTAAAGGAAGCAGAGGAGCCACTTGAACAAGAATCGCTTACCTTGTTAAAAAAACACTTACTAGATCCCTCTCTAAGTCCAGCTCTTGTAGAAGGTCTTTTAAAAAATATTCAAAGCTATCCTAATTGCAAATGGGTTGCCTTCTTACTTCGGAATTATTTAGAGTTAAGCTCTGTTAAAGAAAACGGTTGA
- a CDS encoding GNAT family N-acetyltransferase, whose translation MNFQHYGNVEAFANRVTPFLEENEDKFSLFLGVLERIKAGAYENPYLATIEENDQLLAIFQMTPPHPFNIIFVDEKQISKCTDLCINEIINHSIPVESIISVKEWAFQFAQKWQEKTGGKYSLMMDQGLYRLDQVEQLLEMSPGTWRYATANDALLLEKWYSQFEHDTGLSKTAPVEIKKRVKTMLDGKEVFLWEDQGEVVSMMKKARPTTNGITVSLVFTPAEKRRKGYARTMVAAVSKELLKEFKFCVLYTDMLNPTSNKIYQEIGYQKLVDSVHLNLETI comes from the coding sequence ATGAATTTTCAGCATTATGGAAACGTAGAGGCATTCGCAAATAGAGTCACACCTTTTTTGGAGGAAAATGAAGATAAGTTTAGCTTGTTTTTAGGTGTTTTAGAGAGAATAAAAGCTGGGGCATATGAAAATCCATACTTGGCAACTATTGAAGAAAATGATCAATTATTAGCGATTTTTCAAATGACTCCTCCACATCCATTTAATATAATATTTGTTGATGAAAAACAAATATCTAAGTGCACTGACTTATGTATAAATGAAATAATCAATCATTCCATACCGGTAGAATCAATTATCAGTGTGAAGGAATGGGCTTTTCAGTTTGCGCAAAAGTGGCAAGAAAAAACGGGTGGGAAATACTCTTTGATGATGGATCAAGGGCTCTATAGACTGGATCAAGTAGAGCAATTGCTAGAAATGAGCCCCGGCACATGGCGGTATGCAACAGCTAACGACGCACTGCTTTTAGAGAAATGGTATAGTCAGTTTGAACATGATACTGGGCTATCAAAAACAGCTCCAGTAGAAATAAAAAAACGTGTGAAAACTATGTTAGATGGAAAGGAAGTCTTCTTATGGGAAGACCAAGGGGAAGTTGTATCCATGATGAAAAAGGCAAGACCAACAACAAATGGGATTACAGTCTCTCTTGTTTTTACACCTGCAGAAAAACGAAGAAAAGGGTACGCACGAACAATGGTTGCTGCAGTGAGTAAAGAGTTATTGAAGGAATTTAAGTTTTGTGTTCTATATACAGATATGCTCAATCCAACATCGAACAAAATCTATCAAGAAATAGGCTATCAGAAGCTCGTAGATTCTGTTCATTTGAATTTGGAAACAATATAG
- the aroD gene encoding type I 3-dehydroquinate dehydratase, with translation MKVVTIRDIHIGKGIPKVIVPLIGTTLEELLLEINTIKQIKLDIVEWRADLLGDIEDLTKVKQALSIIRKELYPIPLLFTFRTHREGGNKTIEDSYYETLLVEMMKTKEIDLIDVELFSPNVTEIMESAKENDIKIIMSNHDFEKTPAKEEIVWRLREMQELGAHIVKIAVMPSNPSDVLTLLDATHTMYSLFADRPIITMSMASTGVISRLAGEVFGSAATFGAGVASSAPGQIPASDLKHILELLRTN, from the coding sequence ATGAAAGTTGTTACAATCAGAGATATTCATATAGGAAAAGGTATACCAAAAGTCATTGTTCCACTAATAGGAACAACTCTAGAAGAGCTCCTTTTGGAAATAAACACAATTAAACAAATAAAACTAGATATTGTCGAATGGCGTGCAGATTTGTTAGGGGATATCGAAGATTTAACTAAAGTAAAGCAAGCCCTTTCTATCATTCGTAAAGAGCTATACCCTATCCCGCTCTTATTCACTTTTAGGACGCATCGTGAGGGTGGCAATAAAACCATCGAGGATTCATACTACGAAACTCTTCTTGTGGAAATGATGAAAACGAAGGAAATAGATTTAATAGATGTAGAGTTATTTTCACCTAATGTGACTGAAATTATGGAAAGCGCAAAAGAAAATGACATTAAGATTATTATGTCTAATCATGATTTTGAGAAGACCCCGGCAAAGGAAGAAATCGTGTGGAGACTTAGAGAGATGCAGGAGCTGGGCGCGCACATAGTCAAAATTGCCGTAATGCCTAGCAACCCATCAGATGTTCTGACACTACTAGATGCGACGCATACGATGTACTCATTATTTGCAGACCGACCAATTATCACCATGTCCATGGCTTCAACCGGGGTAATAAGTCGATTAGCTGGTGAGGTCTTCGGCTCTGCCGCAACATTCGGTGCTGGTGTAGCATCATCTGCTCCTGGGCAAATTCCAGCGAGTGACCTTAAACATATTTTAGAATTACTGCGTACCAATTAG
- a CDS encoding GNAT family N-acetyltransferase — MEIQRINKAYPIELLLLADPSEKLIKQYLERGKCYIGEEDGEIVGVFVLLSTRPETVELINIAIVEQHQGKGFGKALVIDAIKKAKEQGYKVIEVGTGNSSIDQLALYQKCGFRIIGVDIDFFTIHYEEEIIENGIPCVDMIRLAQLL; from the coding sequence ATGGAAATACAAAGAATAAATAAAGCATATCCAATAGAATTATTATTATTGGCAGATCCTTCTGAAAAGCTTATCAAGCAATACCTAGAACGGGGAAAATGCTACATCGGCGAAGAAGACGGAGAAATAGTGGGCGTATTTGTATTACTTTCAACTAGACCAGAAACCGTAGAACTCATTAATATTGCGATAGTGGAGCAGCATCAAGGTAAGGGCTTTGGAAAAGCACTCGTAATAGATGCTATTAAGAAGGCAAAGGAACAAGGGTATAAAGTAATTGAAGTTGGAACCGGCAATTCGAGTATTGATCAGCTAGCCCTCTATCAAAAATGTGGATTTCGAATTATCGGAGTGGACATAGATTTCTTCACTATCCACTATGAAGAGGAAATTATTGAAAATGGCATACCATGTGTAGATATGATTCGACTAGCGCAATTATTATAA